In Sphingobacterium zeae, one genomic interval encodes:
- the gcvT gene encoding glycine cleavage system aminomethyltransferase GcvT translates to MLKNTALSETHIALGAKMVPFAGFNMPVQYTGINDEHETVRTGVGVFDVSHMGEFILKGEKALDLLQKISSNDVSKLYDGKVQYAYIPNETGGVVDDFLTYRIDDKTYFLVVNASNIEKDWNWISKYNTDGVEMKNISDQTSLFAVQGPKAADALQSLTDIELAPMEYYTFAKGTFAGVANVLVSATGYTGAGGFEIYVANEDAQKVWDAIFEAGKPYGIKPIGLGARDTLRLEMGFCLYGNDIDDNTSPLEGGLGWVTKFTKDFVNAKALKAEKETGLKNKLVGFEMIDRGIPRHDYEIVDADGNVIGRVTSGTQSPTLKKSIGLGYVDTAFSKDGTEIFILIRNQKIKAKVTKPPFVK, encoded by the coding sequence ATGTTAAAAAATACCGCCCTTTCGGAGACGCACATTGCTTTAGGAGCAAAAATGGTTCCCTTTGCAGGCTTCAACATGCCGGTACAATATACGGGCATTAATGATGAGCACGAAACAGTTCGTACAGGTGTAGGAGTTTTTGATGTAAGCCATATGGGTGAATTCATCCTAAAAGGTGAAAAAGCCCTGGACCTACTTCAAAAAATCTCTTCCAATGATGTGTCAAAATTATACGATGGCAAAGTTCAATATGCTTATATCCCAAATGAAACTGGCGGTGTAGTTGATGACTTCCTAACTTACCGTATAGACGATAAAACGTATTTTTTGGTTGTAAACGCGTCGAATATTGAAAAAGATTGGAACTGGATATCAAAGTATAATACGGATGGTGTAGAGATGAAAAATATCTCAGATCAAACTTCCTTATTTGCTGTTCAAGGTCCTAAGGCTGCTGATGCACTTCAATCGCTGACCGATATCGAATTAGCTCCCATGGAATATTACACTTTTGCAAAAGGTACATTTGCGGGTGTAGCGAATGTTTTGGTCTCTGCAACAGGATATACTGGCGCTGGAGGTTTTGAAATCTATGTGGCCAATGAAGATGCTCAGAAAGTTTGGGACGCTATTTTTGAGGCGGGTAAGCCTTATGGAATCAAACCAATTGGTTTAGGGGCCCGCGATACCCTACGCTTAGAAATGGGCTTCTGTCTATATGGAAATGATATCGATGATAATACATCGCCTCTAGAAGGGGGCTTAGGGTGGGTAACGAAGTTTACAAAAGACTTTGTGAACGCTAAAGCACTCAAAGCAGAGAAAGAAACTGGTTTAAAGAACAAGCTCGTCGGTTTCGAAATGATTGACAGAGGCATCCCACGTCATGATTACGAAATTGTCGATGCCGATGGAAATGTAATTGGACGTGTGACTTCGGGAACGCAATCACCAACATTAAAAAAATCAATTGGATTGGGTTATGTGGATACAGCTTTTTCAAAAGATGGCACTGAAATCTTCATTCTCATCCGTAATCAAAAAATCAAAGCAAAAGTGACAAAACCACCATTTGTGAAGTAA